A stretch of Amycolatopsis balhimycina FH 1894 DNA encodes these proteins:
- a CDS encoding PHP domain-containing protein, whose translation MTATVGSVSLPPDGHVHTEWSWDTVTGSMIGSCERALELGLPSVAFTEHADLTPWLIPEPVRPHLPEHFRVRLRPDGVLEPPDLDVAGYLACVDECRSWFPSLRILSGVELSEPHWHRPRADALLAAHDFDRVLGSVHSLPDGEHHHELTVVSDRPPGELLRAYLGEVLGLVESTADFAVLAHIDYALRSWPAEGPPFVAADFEEEFRTVLRALRASGRALEVNTKVPLPGEVVRWWFREGGEAVAFGSDAHEPGLVGHGFAEAAALVESCGFRPGHIPHDFWRR comes from the coding sequence ATGACCGCTACGGTGGGTTCGGTGAGCTTGCCGCCGGATGGTCACGTCCACACGGAATGGTCATGGGACACCGTCACGGGGTCGATGATCGGCTCGTGCGAGCGGGCGCTCGAGCTGGGGTTGCCGTCGGTGGCGTTCACCGAGCACGCGGACCTCACGCCGTGGCTGATCCCGGAGCCGGTCCGGCCGCACCTGCCGGAGCACTTCCGGGTCCGGCTGCGCCCGGACGGCGTGCTGGAGCCGCCGGACCTCGACGTCGCCGGCTACCTGGCGTGCGTCGACGAGTGCCGCTCGTGGTTTCCTTCGCTGCGGATCCTTTCGGGCGTGGAGCTGAGCGAGCCGCACTGGCACCGCCCGCGCGCCGACGCGCTGCTCGCCGCCCACGACTTCGACCGGGTACTCGGCTCGGTGCATTCGCTGCCGGACGGCGAGCACCACCACGAGCTGACGGTGGTCTCGGACCGGCCGCCCGGGGAACTGCTGCGGGCCTACCTCGGAGAGGTGCTGGGACTCGTCGAGTCGACGGCGGACTTCGCGGTGCTGGCGCACATCGACTACGCGCTGCGGTCCTGGCCGGCCGAGGGGCCGCCGTTCGTGGCGGCGGACTTCGAGGAGGAGTTCCGCACGGTGCTGCGGGCGTTGCGGGCGAGCGGGCGGGCCCTGGAGGTGAACACGAAGGTGCCGCTGCCGGGTGAGGTGGTGCGGTGGTGGTTCCGGGAGGGCGGCGAGGCGGTGGCGTTCGGCAGCGACGCCCACGAGCCGGGACTGGTCGGCCACGGCTTCGCGGAGGCGGCGGCTTTGGTGGAGTCGTGCGGCTTCCGCCCGGGCCACATCCCGCATGACTTCTGGCGCCGCTGA
- a CDS encoding GNAT family N-acetyltransferase, whose product MAVSVHVTQEVPELVASAAALFAEDAGTRDPSMDLGWPDREGPAYYRDLVEDDAALCLLARAEDGTAAGHLIGRLLPADSLRPGVVRAVLESMRVAAGRRREGVGEALVAEFVKWARARGANELSVQAYAQNDGALAFYRAQGFRPFEVKLVREA is encoded by the coding sequence ATGGCTGTCTCCGTGCATGTCACCCAGGAAGTCCCCGAACTCGTCGCGTCGGCGGCGGCGCTGTTCGCCGAAGACGCCGGAACCCGTGATCCGTCGATGGACCTCGGCTGGCCGGACCGGGAAGGCCCGGCGTACTACCGGGACCTCGTCGAGGACGACGCCGCCCTCTGCCTGCTGGCGCGAGCGGAGGACGGCACCGCGGCGGGTCACCTGATCGGTCGGCTGCTGCCCGCCGACTCGCTGCGGCCCGGCGTGGTCCGGGCCGTGCTGGAGAGCATGCGGGTCGCGGCCGGGCGGCGGCGCGAAGGAGTGGGCGAGGCGCTGGTGGCCGAGTTCGTCAAGTGGGCTCGTGCACGCGGCGCGAACGAACTGTCCGTGCAGGCGTACGCGCAGAACGACGGTGCACTCGCGTTCTACCGCGCCCAGGGATTCCGGCCGTTCGAGGTGAAGCTGGTCCGCGAGGCTTGA
- a CDS encoding SDR family NAD(P)-dependent oxidoreductase has product MGILDGRAIVVTGAGRGLGRAFARHAAESGAAVVVNDVDAEPAHYTAAAIEADGGTALASVGSVADAGYARSLITLCHKHFGTLDGLVNNAAVGYHAPPWEDDDAERTRALIETNVLGPFHCGTAAAKVMCEQGSGVIVNVTSGSMIGQRRAAAYSASKGAVASMTYSWAGDLAGHGVRVNAVSPIAWTRLMAADPNGRRDAPPPERVAPLVTYLLSDLSAGITGQVLRLADGHLHAVRQPAIIRPVLHRETWTVEEIAAAVGGELVLESPPRDRWTL; this is encoded by the coding sequence ATGGGAATCCTGGACGGCCGGGCGATCGTCGTCACGGGGGCCGGGCGCGGGCTCGGGCGGGCGTTCGCGCGGCACGCCGCCGAGTCGGGCGCGGCGGTCGTCGTGAACGACGTCGACGCGGAACCGGCCCACTACACCGCGGCGGCCATCGAAGCGGACGGCGGCACCGCGCTGGCGAGCGTCGGCTCGGTGGCCGACGCCGGCTACGCCCGGTCGCTGATCACCTTGTGCCACAAGCACTTCGGCACGCTGGACGGCCTCGTCAACAACGCCGCCGTCGGCTACCACGCGCCGCCGTGGGAGGACGACGACGCCGAGCGGACGCGCGCCCTGATCGAGACCAACGTGCTCGGTCCGTTCCACTGTGGCACGGCGGCCGCCAAGGTCATGTGCGAGCAGGGCAGCGGCGTCATCGTCAACGTGACGTCGGGGTCGATGATCGGGCAGCGCCGCGCCGCCGCCTATTCGGCGTCGAAGGGCGCGGTCGCGTCGATGACCTACTCGTGGGCCGGTGACCTGGCCGGTCACGGCGTGCGCGTCAACGCCGTCAGCCCGATCGCGTGGACCCGGCTGATGGCCGCCGACCCGAACGGCAGGCGTGACGCGCCGCCGCCCGAACGGGTGGCGCCGCTGGTGACCTACCTGCTCAGCGACCTCTCGGCCGGCATCACCGGGCAGGTGCTGCGGCTGGCGGACGGGCACCTGCACGCCGTCCGCCAGCCCGCGATCATCCGGCCGGTCCTGCACCGGGAGACCTGGACGGTCGAGGAGATCGCCGCGGCCGTCGGCGGCGAACTCGTCCTCGAATCGCCGCCGCGGGACCGCTGGACCCTTTGA
- the ligD gene encoding non-homologous end-joining DNA ligase: MAQKSAAVELEVGPHTVRISNPDRVYFPARGETKLDLVNYYLSVGDGIVNALRERPCMLHRFPSGVAGEKVHQKRVPHGAPPWLETVRVTFPRYNRHADELCVTELAHVAWAVQMSTVEFHPWNSRRADTEKPDEWRIDLDPMPDCGFDRVRRVAHVAHEVLDELGAVGWPKTSGGRGLHIYVRIEPRWGFSDVRRAALAFAHEVERRAPDDVTTTWWRKDRDPRLLFVDYNQNARDHTIASAYSVRGNPEGTVSTPIRWEEIDDVEPGDCTIATVPARFAELGDLHAGIDDAVFSLDPLLEWADRDGVEEPPDPG, translated from the coding sequence ATGGCACAGAAGTCGGCGGCGGTGGAGCTGGAAGTCGGCCCGCACACCGTCCGGATCTCCAACCCGGACCGGGTGTACTTCCCGGCGCGCGGCGAGACGAAGCTCGACCTGGTCAACTACTACCTCTCGGTGGGCGACGGCATCGTCAACGCCCTGCGCGAGCGGCCCTGCATGCTGCACCGCTTCCCGTCGGGCGTGGCGGGGGAGAAGGTGCACCAGAAGCGTGTGCCCCACGGCGCCCCGCCGTGGCTGGAAACCGTCCGGGTGACCTTCCCGCGCTACAACAGGCACGCCGACGAACTGTGCGTCACCGAACTCGCGCACGTCGCCTGGGCCGTGCAGATGTCCACAGTGGAGTTCCACCCGTGGAACTCGCGGCGCGCCGACACCGAAAAGCCCGACGAATGGCGCATCGACCTCGACCCGATGCCCGACTGCGGCTTCGACCGCGTCCGCCGCGTCGCGCACGTCGCCCACGAGGTCCTCGACGAGCTCGGCGCGGTCGGCTGGCCGAAGACCTCCGGTGGCCGCGGCCTGCACATCTACGTCCGGATCGAACCCCGCTGGGGCTTCTCCGACGTCCGGCGCGCGGCGCTGGCCTTCGCCCACGAGGTCGAACGGCGCGCCCCGGACGACGTCACCACGACCTGGTGGCGCAAGGACCGCGACCCGCGCCTGCTCTTCGTCGACTACAACCAGAACGCCCGCGACCACACGATCGCCAGTGCGTACTCGGTCCGCGGGAACCCCGAGGGCACGGTGTCGACGCCGATCCGCTGGGAGGAGATCGACGACGTCGAGCCGGGCGACTGCACGATCGCGACCGTCCCCGCCCGCTTCGCCGAGCTCGGCGACCTCCACGCGGGGATCGACGACGCCGTGTTCTCCCTCGACCCGCTGCTGGAGTGGGCCGACCGCGACGGCGTCGAGGAACCGCCCGACCCCGGCTGA